Proteins encoded within one genomic window of Streptomyces sp. NBC_01314:
- a CDS encoding roadblock/LC7 domain-containing protein: MNNDLSWMLDSALEIPGAIHAVLVSSDGLLRARSKGVDKDDADKAAAAMSGMQSLSRSLAFFCSRSDLRWQQTLVEFDGGWIFLISAGDGAYLAVSASSDVDMADITFRMQQLVGQLGKVMTAPPRESSVVGP, translated from the coding sequence ATGAACAACGATCTTTCTTGGATGCTTGACAGCGCCTTGGAGATCCCCGGAGCTATCCACGCGGTTCTGGTCTCCTCCGACGGGCTGCTGAGGGCCCGTTCGAAGGGAGTGGACAAGGACGACGCGGACAAGGCCGCCGCCGCGATGAGCGGCATGCAGTCGCTCAGCCGATCGCTGGCGTTCTTCTGCTCCCGGTCGGATCTGCGCTGGCAGCAGACCCTGGTCGAGTTCGACGGCGGCTGGATCTTCCTGATCTCGGCCGGTGACGGCGCCTACCTCGCCGTGTCGGCCTCCTCCGACGTCGACATGGCGGACATCACCTTCCGGATGCAGCAGCTCGTCGGCCAGTTGGGCAAGGTCATGACCGCTCCGCCCCGGGAGAGCAGCGTGGTGGGGCCGTGA
- a CDS encoding DUF742 domain-containing protein, with protein sequence MNDFDKQELEATELVRSYVITGGRSLPGESQFSLITLVTAVTDQQQRPARLSPEEQNLLRMCVGGYLSVAEISGHLHLPVGVVKILLAALSEAGYLVTRPPVTRAPVANLKILEEVLNGLQSKFG encoded by the coding sequence GTGAACGATTTCGACAAGCAGGAGCTCGAGGCCACCGAATTAGTGCGGTCGTACGTCATCACCGGCGGCCGCAGCCTTCCCGGCGAGAGCCAGTTCTCGCTGATCACACTGGTCACAGCGGTGACCGACCAGCAGCAGCGGCCTGCCCGCCTCTCGCCCGAGGAGCAGAACCTGCTGCGGATGTGTGTCGGCGGCTATCTCTCCGTCGCCGAGATCTCAGGACACCTCCACCTGCCGGTGGGGGTGGTGAAGATTCTGCTGGCCGCCCTCTCCGAGGCCGGCTACCTCGTCACCCGCCCGCCGGTGACGCGTGCTCCCGTCGCCAACCTGAAGATTCTCGAGGAGGTGCTCAATGGTCTCCAGTCCAAGTTTGGATGA
- a CDS encoding ATP/GTP-binding protein: protein MVSSPSLDERAYVPGGETQTAVKILVVGHFAVGKTTFIGSISEISPLSTEETMTQAGEAIDDLKGVQGKTTTTVAMDFGRLTVSDRVVLYLFGTPGQQRFVQMWEDMARGALGALVLVDPERLADSFAVIDLIEQYGLDYAIAVNHFDGTSIRDARALREALDLLDDTPIVTCDARDERSSAEALITLVRYLMDRAR, encoded by the coding sequence ATGGTCTCCAGTCCAAGTTTGGATGAGCGGGCGTACGTCCCGGGCGGAGAGACGCAGACCGCCGTGAAGATCCTCGTCGTCGGGCACTTCGCGGTGGGGAAGACCACGTTCATCGGGTCGATCTCCGAGATCTCGCCGCTCTCCACCGAGGAGACGATGACCCAGGCGGGCGAGGCGATCGACGATCTCAAGGGCGTCCAGGGCAAGACCACCACCACGGTCGCCATGGACTTCGGCCGGCTCACCGTCAGCGACCGCGTCGTGCTGTATCTCTTCGGCACACCCGGCCAGCAGCGCTTCGTGCAGATGTGGGAGGACATGGCACGCGGCGCCCTCGGGGCGCTGGTGCTGGTCGACCCCGAGCGGCTGGCCGACTCGTTCGCCGTGATCGACCTGATCGAGCAGTACGGACTCGACTACGCGATCGCGGTCAACCATTTCGACGGCACGTCCATACGTGACGCAAGGGCACTGCGTGAAGCGCTGGATCTGCTCGACGACACCCCCATCGTCACGTGCGACGCACGGGACGAGCGGTCGTCGGCCGAAGCACTGATCACGCTCGTCCGCTACTTGATGGACCGTGCCCGTTAG
- a CDS encoding cytochrome P450 — MTSDSTFPAPPPGCPAHGSGLRVPLYGPEYAADPQAYYAHMRHYGPTAPVEIAPGVEATLVTDHATALRLLQDSGNFRKDARRWRDVAEGRIGPENPVVPMLGYRPNAMFTDGAEHARLRQAITDSLAKVDSRRISDMTKRASDYLLAQVSARGSIDLMNDYVKQLPLLVFNELFGCPADIGDRVVFGISGVFEGVNAEKANEVLGQAVFELVALKRARPGDDVTSYLMRHEARLTDEELVHQLILLLGAGAEPLRNLIGNTLHRLLIHDRYADGGLIEEAIDDTLWENPPMANYAPHYPAADLEFGGTKMRAGDLVLVSMTAANTDPALATARRTGGRRAHLSWSAGPHACPSKELARLVTMVAIENLLNRLHDIELAVPEDSLTWRPGPFHRALAALPCRFTPQVMQRPNPPRATETSARGENAPAGRKAERGVWGSFLSWLKG, encoded by the coding sequence ATGACCTCCGATTCCACCTTTCCCGCACCCCCGCCGGGCTGTCCGGCCCACGGCAGCGGACTGCGGGTTCCGCTGTACGGGCCGGAGTACGCGGCCGACCCCCAGGCGTACTACGCGCACATGCGGCACTACGGGCCGACCGCGCCCGTCGAGATCGCGCCCGGTGTGGAGGCGACCCTCGTCACCGACCACGCGACCGCGCTGAGACTGCTCCAGGACTCCGGCAACTTCCGTAAGGACGCGCGCCGTTGGCGGGACGTCGCCGAAGGCAGGATCGGCCCGGAGAACCCGGTCGTACCGATGCTGGGGTACCGCCCCAACGCCATGTTCACCGACGGCGCCGAGCACGCGCGGCTCCGCCAGGCCATCACCGACAGCCTGGCCAAGGTCGACTCCCGCCGCATCAGCGACATGACCAAGCGGGCCTCCGACTACCTCCTGGCCCAGGTCTCCGCCCGCGGTTCCATCGACCTGATGAACGACTACGTCAAGCAGCTGCCGCTGCTCGTGTTCAACGAGCTGTTCGGCTGCCCGGCGGACATCGGCGACCGGGTCGTCTTCGGCATCTCCGGAGTCTTCGAAGGCGTCAACGCCGAGAAGGCGAACGAGGTGCTGGGTCAGGCCGTGTTCGAACTGGTCGCGCTCAAGCGGGCCCGGCCGGGCGACGACGTCACCTCGTACCTGATGCGGCACGAGGCGCGGCTGACTGACGAGGAACTGGTCCACCAGCTGATCCTGCTGCTGGGCGCGGGCGCCGAGCCGCTGCGCAACCTCATCGGCAACACCCTGCACCGGCTGCTCATCCACGACCGGTACGCCGACGGCGGCCTCATCGAGGAGGCCATCGACGACACGCTGTGGGAGAACCCGCCCATGGCGAACTACGCGCCGCACTACCCCGCGGCCGACCTGGAGTTCGGCGGGACGAAGATGCGGGCCGGAGATCTGGTCCTCGTCAGCATGACGGCCGCCAACACCGACCCGGCGCTCGCGACGGCCCGTCGGACGGGCGGCAGGCGGGCCCACCTGTCCTGGAGCGCCGGCCCGCACGCCTGCCCCTCCAAGGAACTCGCCCGGCTCGTCACCATGGTGGCCATCGAGAACCTGCTCAACCGGCTGCACGACATCGAACTCGCGGTGCCCGAGGACAGCCTGACCTGGCGTCCGGGCCCCTTCCACCGTGCGCTCGCCGCGCTGCCCTGCCGCTTCACCCCGCAGGTGATGCAGCGGCCGAACCCGCCCCGCGCGACGGAGACATCCGCACGTGGCGAGAACGCCCCGGCGGGCCGGAAGGCGGAGCGAGGTGTGTGGGGCTCCTTCCTCTCCTGGTTGAAGGGGTGA